One Hippoglossus hippoglossus isolate fHipHip1 chromosome 13, fHipHip1.pri, whole genome shotgun sequence genomic window carries:
- the LOC117773416 gene encoding aldehyde dehydrogenase family 3 member A2-like produces MSREQLVVQRARKSYQTGNTRRLEYRIHQLKGLLRFITERRKDIADAVKRDLGKSEHATELFETLGLEGEIKLAIEKLAEWAAPRPVEKNLLTLQDEVYVQPEPLGVVLIIGAWNYPWAVTLQPLVGAIAAGNAAVIKPSEVSSHSAKVMEELLPQYLDKDLYPVVTGGVSETQELLKQRFDHIFYTGNSTVGKLVMEAAARHLTPVTLELGGKSPCYIDKNCDITIACRRITWGKFVNCGQTCIAPDYILCEPSIQDRVVEEIKKSIKEFYTDNPKTFEDYGRIINQRHFKRVMALMEGSTVAVGGDSDESQCYIGT; encoded by the exons ATGTCCCGggaacagcttgttgttcaACGGGCCAGGAAGTCTTACCAGACAGGAAACACCAGGCGTCTGGAGTATAGGATCCACCAGCTGAAGGGTCTGCTCCGCTTCATCACAGAGAGACGGAAGGACATTGCAGATGCTGTTAAAAGGGACCTTGGCAAG AGTGAACATGCGACGGAGCTGTTTGAGACTCTGGGACTGGAGGGGGAGATCAAGCTGGCGATAGAGAAACTGGCAGAGTGGGCAGCTCCTCGACCTGTGGAGAAGAACCTCCTCACTCTACAAGATGAGGTTTACGTCCAGCCTGAGCCCCTGGGAGTGGTGCTTATTATTGGAGCCTGGAACTACCCCTGGGCTGTCACACTCCAGCCGCTGGTTGGTGCTATAGCTGCAG GTAATGCAGCAGTAATAAAGCCATCTGAAGTCAGCTCACACTCTGCCAAGGTCATGGAGGAGCTTCTCCCTCAATACCTAGATAAA GACCTGTACCCAGTTGTGACAGGTGGAGTGTCAGAGACCCAGGAGCTGCTAAAGCAGAGATTTGACCACATTTTCTACACAGGAAACAGCACAGTTGGTAAACTGGTGATGGAGGCTGCAGCTCGCCACCTCACCCCAGTGACCCTGGAACTGGGAGGGAAGAGTCCCTGTTACATCGACAAGAACTGTGATATCACCATTGCATGTCG TCGCATCACATGGGGAAAATTTGTCAACTGCGGTCAGACATGCATTGCTCCAGACTACATTCTGTGTGAACCCTCCATCCAGGACAGAGTAGTGGAGGAGATTAAGAAGAGCATTAAG GAGTTTTACACTGATAATCCAAAGACCTTCGAGGACTATGGACGCATCATCAACCAGCGACACTTTAAGAGGGTCATGGCTCTGATGGAGGGGAGCACAGTTGCTGTTGGTGGAGATAGTGATGAATCCCAATGCTACATCGGTACGTGA